One Legionella hackeliae DNA segment encodes these proteins:
- a CDS encoding outer membrane protein assembly factor BamD: MKRIQALLLISLLLSLTACSKWWKKDDDDYNPYQGMTAKQLLTEADKAIAKGQYESATKRLEAMESMYPFSDYAEKAQLDLIYAYYKKDDFPSAAATAERFIHLYPRSKSVDYAYYMKGLANFQQPRGAFSNKLPVDESWRDPGTQTQAYSDFATLVQKFPDSHYKANALQRMIYLRNMFAQRELNTSKYYYKRKMYVAAAERASYLVKNYPQAPNAQEALAIIYYSNKALGLKKAADDALAVYMATYHKQPPNIVA, from the coding sequence GTTTATTATTATCTTTAACCGCCTGTTCAAAATGGTGGAAGAAAGACGATGATGATTATAATCCCTACCAGGGAATGACAGCCAAACAATTATTGACTGAGGCGGATAAAGCAATTGCTAAAGGGCAGTATGAAAGTGCAACAAAACGTCTTGAAGCAATGGAATCAATGTATCCTTTTAGCGATTATGCTGAAAAAGCGCAATTGGATTTGATTTATGCTTACTATAAAAAAGATGATTTCCCGTCTGCGGCTGCTACTGCAGAGCGTTTCATTCATCTTTATCCTCGCTCTAAAAGTGTTGATTATGCTTATTACATGAAAGGACTTGCGAATTTCCAACAGCCCCGTGGCGCATTCTCTAATAAATTACCTGTGGATGAGTCTTGGCGGGATCCTGGTACTCAAACTCAGGCTTATTCAGATTTTGCGACCTTGGTGCAAAAATTCCCCGATAGTCATTACAAGGCAAATGCATTGCAGCGTATGATTTATTTAAGAAATATGTTTGCTCAGCGTGAGTTGAATACTTCTAAATACTACTACAAGCGAAAAATGTATGTTGCGGCGGCTGAGCGTGCAAGTTATTTAGTTAAAAACTATCCGCAAGCTCCCAATGCACAAGAGGCTTTAGCAATAATTTATTATTCAAATAAAGCGCTTGGACTTAAGAAAGCTGCTGATGATGCATTGGCAGTTTACATGGCAACTTACCATAAGCAGCCTCCAAACATTGTAGCTTAA
- a CDS encoding recombination-associated protein RdgC: MWFNNVLVYQYEFKDSVDLTAALAEDTLKPCPAHARFIYGWLPAYKDELIQEVAGCSLICLGKEERILPRGVIKRLLAERIQALETQQQRTIKRAERSQLAEDLEFELLPKSFCVQKQLFALLDTTTNRLIVNTASNNQAAQLTSLLRKSVPGIHIEPLASQENLAMRFAQWISDPALLPPNFQLASDCLLFSLDDEKKRVNCKGYELPAEEILTLLSQGLAAAEISLIWNERIQFTLTHDLTFKRLKSLDYLIDEFEEIHQLEEEYQQRDAALTLLNGELKALINEVLSGLNMPVPEKTTQEKTISEEEACPV; this comes from the coding sequence ATGTGGTTTAATAATGTACTTGTTTACCAGTATGAATTTAAAGACTCCGTGGATTTGACAGCAGCATTAGCAGAAGACACGCTAAAACCTTGTCCTGCACATGCCCGATTTATTTATGGCTGGTTACCCGCCTATAAGGATGAACTTATTCAAGAGGTGGCTGGTTGCTCTCTTATCTGTCTAGGAAAAGAGGAAAGAATTCTACCTCGCGGTGTTATTAAACGCTTACTGGCAGAGCGTATACAAGCACTAGAAACGCAACAGCAACGCACCATTAAACGGGCTGAACGTTCACAGCTTGCTGAAGACTTGGAGTTTGAATTATTACCCAAATCATTTTGCGTACAAAAACAATTATTCGCTTTATTAGATACAACGACCAATCGTTTAATTGTAAATACCGCCAGCAATAATCAAGCGGCCCAACTCACTTCACTGTTGAGAAAATCAGTCCCTGGTATACATATTGAACCTCTGGCATCCCAGGAAAATTTAGCCATGCGCTTTGCGCAGTGGATTAGCGATCCTGCTCTTTTACCCCCGAATTTTCAGTTAGCCTCTGATTGTTTATTGTTTTCTCTGGATGATGAAAAAAAACGGGTAAATTGCAAAGGCTACGAATTACCTGCAGAAGAAATTTTAACGTTGCTCTCTCAAGGATTAGCAGCTGCTGAAATCTCATTAATTTGGAATGAACGCATTCAATTTACTTTGACGCATGATTTAACCTTCAAAAGGCTAAAAAGTCTTGATTATTTGATTGATGAATTTGAAGAAATACATCAGTTAGAGGAAGAGTATCAACAACGAGATGCAGCATTGACATTATTAAATGGTGAACTCAAAGCTTTAATTAATGAAGTGTTGTCTGGATTAAATATGCCCGTTCCAGAAAAAACCACGCAAGAAAAAACAATATCAGAAGAAGAAGCCTGCCCAGTTTAA
- a CDS encoding arylamine N-acetyltransferase, whose protein sequence is MKPINLEVYLKQIKVNQKALSTLSATEKRAYLWEVYSCHIMRYPYTNFELRKIASQHPIQRRPLSFFSYENLLSPKQGGYCFQSAALLADALSQLGYEVSFCEARILLGAEVNAKEILELPPTHLVLVVTIENKKFLLDPGLGSSAPRYPILITGSDEIIQQDGDQFKLHFTQNLYILERKSSQGWFRLTQSDLVPLDQKKAQFNLLKLAFHPNDIPIRDLKTVVGIITKSGRKSLIWDIHSNELKYTEQDGDKHQQEILSSFEEGYNKLVKEFNIHHISAEMLEVCCSKIHQPSPIEPWTVDFPLDESELERMELNLSV, encoded by the coding sequence ATGAAACCAATAAATTTAGAAGTCTATCTGAAACAAATCAAAGTAAATCAAAAAGCGTTGTCAACTTTATCTGCAACAGAGAAGCGGGCCTACCTATGGGAGGTCTACTCCTGCCACATTATGCGATATCCTTACACTAATTTTGAATTAAGAAAAATCGCCAGCCAACATCCCATTCAACGACGACCATTATCTTTTTTTAGCTATGAAAATTTATTATCTCCAAAACAGGGGGGGTATTGTTTTCAATCTGCTGCTTTGCTTGCAGATGCTTTATCGCAATTAGGCTATGAGGTTTCCTTTTGTGAAGCCCGAATCCTTTTAGGAGCAGAAGTTAATGCCAAGGAGATATTAGAACTACCTCCCACACATTTGGTTTTAGTTGTCACCATTGAAAACAAAAAATTTCTTTTAGACCCTGGTTTAGGATCATCTGCTCCAAGATATCCCATTCTTATAACAGGTTCTGATGAGATTATTCAGCAAGATGGCGATCAATTTAAACTTCATTTCACTCAAAATTTATACATTCTCGAACGAAAATCAAGCCAAGGTTGGTTTCGATTAACCCAATCTGATTTAGTACCACTAGATCAAAAGAAGGCTCAATTTAACTTGCTTAAGCTAGCTTTTCATCCAAATGACATTCCCATTCGTGATTTAAAAACTGTTGTAGGAATAATTACTAAAAGTGGTCGTAAATCATTAATTTGGGATATTCATTCGAATGAACTTAAATATACTGAACAAGACGGTGATAAACACCAACAAGAAATATTAAGTAGCTTCGAGGAAGGATATAATAAACTCGTTAAAGAATTTAACATTCACCATATTTCAGCAGAAATGCTAGAAGTCTGTTGCTCGAAAATACATCAACCATCACCTATTGAACCCTGGACAGTTGATTTTCCTCTTGATGAATCTGAGTTGGAACGAATGGAATTGAATTTAAGCGTTTAG
- a CDS encoding transporter family protein, whose translation MFKNFIKLSTTSLLAFCCFSSSLTWAGGPWFTGPLLAPAGHTIPRGHTNLEVYGFYTDNEGIYTRHWKLIHTPRSESIVGNPIFSHGLTDKLDIQYGIPYVYNKNQGASAQGLGDTSVALGYQLLEQKGSSWRPDLRVTVQEIIPTGKFETLNPLNNGADATGLGSYQTGIAFNFQHLRQIGETHYLRTRLSLNYLHAYDVDIEGASSFGGTTQTLGTINPGSLFTADLAAEFTLTQNWVAVMEGYYASRAATRFRGFIGNDAQGNPASIGHGDIEEITLSPAIEYNFSPNIGIIAGPWFTVSGRETTKFISYVAAINAYW comes from the coding sequence ATGTTTAAGAATTTTATAAAGTTATCCACTACTAGTCTATTAGCTTTTTGCTGTTTTTCCTCCAGTTTGACTTGGGCTGGCGGTCCATGGTTTACAGGCCCCTTATTAGCCCCAGCAGGTCATACGATTCCCCGTGGACACACTAACCTTGAGGTTTATGGTTTCTATACTGATAACGAAGGCATATATACACGACACTGGAAACTTATTCATACACCTCGCAGTGAAAGTATTGTGGGTAACCCCATCTTTAGCCATGGTTTAACTGACAAGCTGGATATCCAATATGGTATTCCCTATGTTTACAATAAAAACCAAGGAGCGAGTGCTCAAGGCCTGGGAGACACTTCTGTCGCCTTAGGCTATCAATTGCTTGAACAAAAAGGTTCATCCTGGAGACCTGATTTACGCGTGACAGTACAAGAAATTATTCCTACCGGAAAATTTGAAACTTTAAACCCATTAAATAACGGTGCAGATGCAACCGGTTTGGGTAGTTATCAAACAGGTATTGCTTTTAATTTTCAACACTTACGACAAATTGGCGAAACACATTATCTACGTACACGCTTAAGTTTAAACTATCTTCATGCCTACGATGTTGATATTGAAGGGGCGAGCAGTTTTGGTGGAACAACTCAAACGCTGGGGACGATTAATCCTGGCTCATTGTTCACTGCTGATTTGGCTGCTGAATTTACGCTAACCCAAAACTGGGTTGCTGTCATGGAAGGTTATTATGCATCTCGTGCCGCGACCAGATTCAGAGGTTTTATCGGTAATGATGCACAAGGAAATCCTGCGAGTATTGGCCACGGAGATATCGAAGAAATAACCTTGTCTCCTGCTATTGAATACAATTTTTCGCCCAATATTGGCATCATCGCAGGCCCCTGGTTTACAGTATCAGGCCGAGAGACCACAAAATTTATTTCTTATGTTGCAGCGATAAACGCTTATTGGTAA
- a CDS encoding class I SAM-dependent rRNA methyltransferase, producing MTSAIYLNKAKQNAIKRGHPWIFPKAIAKTNGKLITGQLVDVFSAEGELLGAGVYNEHSLYRVRVLALNGEKIDTTSLTSIIKYRLAQALAIRKQLNLPNEHTNAYRLLNSEADGLSGLTIDRFNQMTVVASSAYWVEANKEIISKCISEQLPGEVIWLAQTKPLAQDGWKQTSEETTSSNTQVLEEGVIYQIDFSQAQKTGLFLDQRDNHKRIAALSKGKRVLDLYCYTGGFALHAAKAGASKVTAIDSSGQAILQARQNAELNHIKTIDFIEADARDYLGCAGDYDVVILDPPKLVPSQQHLQRAKNYYRFLHREVFKAMRSGTLLLTCNCSSALSTEEFSALVTSQAAAVGKNARVLGIFGPASCHPTLPAFPEGNYLTAVLLAIV from the coding sequence ATGACGAGTGCGATTTATTTAAATAAAGCAAAGCAAAACGCTATAAAAAGAGGACATCCCTGGATTTTTCCAAAAGCTATTGCCAAAACAAATGGCAAATTGATTACCGGCCAATTAGTCGATGTGTTTAGTGCAGAAGGAGAGCTATTAGGGGCGGGGGTTTATAATGAGCATTCACTGTATCGGGTTCGAGTATTAGCCTTAAATGGGGAAAAAATAGACACCACGTCATTAACCTCAATCATTAAATACCGATTAGCGCAGGCGTTAGCCATTCGAAAACAATTAAATCTTCCCAATGAACATACTAATGCTTATCGTTTATTAAACAGTGAAGCCGATGGATTGTCGGGGCTCACGATTGACCGCTTCAACCAAATGACGGTAGTAGCCAGTTCAGCCTATTGGGTCGAAGCCAATAAAGAGATTATTTCAAAGTGCATCAGTGAACAATTACCTGGCGAAGTTATTTGGTTGGCACAAACCAAACCACTTGCTCAAGATGGTTGGAAACAGACGAGTGAAGAAACAACGTCTTCTAATACCCAGGTATTAGAAGAAGGCGTCATTTATCAGATCGATTTCTCTCAAGCGCAAAAAACAGGCTTATTTCTTGATCAACGTGACAATCATAAGCGTATCGCTGCTTTGTCCAAGGGAAAAAGAGTTCTCGATCTTTATTGTTACACAGGTGGATTTGCACTTCATGCCGCAAAAGCAGGGGCCAGCAAAGTCACTGCGATAGATAGCTCAGGGCAAGCAATTTTACAAGCCAGACAAAACGCTGAACTAAACCATATTAAAACAATTGATTTCATCGAAGCAGATGCTCGGGATTACTTGGGATGTGCTGGCGATTATGATGTAGTTATCCTTGATCCACCCAAATTAGTTCCTTCGCAACAACATTTGCAGCGAGCAAAAAATTATTACCGATTTTTACATCGTGAAGTATTCAAAGCCATGCGTTCAGGGACATTGCTGTTGACTTGTAATTGCTCTTCAGCATTATCGACAGAGGAGTTTTCTGCATTAGTAACCAGTCAAGCTGCAGCGGTTGGTAAAAATGCGCGTGTTCTCGGTATCTTCGGCCCTGCAAGTTGTCATCCTACACTGCCTGCTTTTCCTGAAGGTAATTATTTGACTGCCGTCCTATTGGCAATCGTTTGA
- a CDS encoding M4 family metallopeptidase codes for MTFQRMSLSFGLKVTACLVWALSLQAATLEVLWVKKGEEPSFLSQFGVLNENAPPTLRLPQNTVNHAKNTLRFVQGRVDDNQISHVRYDQYFLGVPVWGAQLIYHLGNNSITLTGQVIAHIEEDIKTLDTKLSAEDAKQIAFSKIPGNKEPVIKKIVYLKSKSSKAVLAYLISYWAETQEGRSFPHFIINANTGKTLRFWNGHEKAEIGQGQGGVTFSNLSYRPGRYQFGTYFAGLNALGKLNVVYRTGTCTINNPLFQVVSLENQAQPNLPFTLPISYANAQKYQLLPFSYACSSPNYLNLNDGGFAPVNDGLSPINDVTYFIQQTFDMYRVQYGSSAPIGSNLPIRVYVHLDDFDNAEACSTSCMRESGVAGPQQLTFGNGSSENAPYSDIGTSGHEFAHLVTGYFSNLIYENQSGGINESFSDMGEFALKSYLRKRYPWIWNGKDWTIGLDISKIKKASRYMNNPPLDGHSIGNAANFVRGMDVHYSSGVFNKAFYLLSTTPGWTVEKAFRIMFDANMHYWIPASTFDYAACGVIQAAYNRGYPHQDVINAFSRVGVTCLVGEAPLMA; via the coding sequence ATGACGTTTCAACGGATGAGTCTATCATTTGGCTTGAAGGTAACAGCATGCTTAGTATGGGCTCTTTCACTTCAAGCTGCAACACTTGAAGTATTATGGGTAAAAAAAGGGGAGGAGCCATCATTTCTTTCCCAATTTGGGGTTCTCAATGAGAATGCACCGCCCACGCTACGGTTGCCGCAAAATACAGTGAATCATGCAAAAAATACATTGCGTTTTGTGCAGGGGCGCGTCGATGACAATCAAATAAGCCATGTGCGATATGACCAATATTTTCTGGGAGTACCTGTATGGGGTGCTCAGTTGATTTATCACTTAGGGAATAACTCAATAACGCTAACAGGACAAGTTATAGCCCATATCGAAGAGGATATTAAAACGCTTGATACTAAGCTCTCAGCCGAAGACGCTAAACAAATTGCATTTTCAAAGATCCCTGGCAATAAAGAACCAGTTATCAAAAAAATTGTTTATTTGAAATCTAAATCAAGCAAAGCAGTACTAGCATATTTAATTTCTTATTGGGCTGAAACCCAAGAAGGACGTTCATTCCCACATTTCATCATTAATGCCAATACGGGTAAAACTTTGCGGTTCTGGAATGGTCATGAAAAGGCTGAAATAGGACAAGGACAGGGTGGAGTAACTTTTAGTAATTTATCCTATCGACCTGGACGTTATCAGTTTGGAACTTATTTTGCTGGCTTAAATGCATTAGGAAAATTGAATGTAGTTTACAGAACAGGAACTTGTACGATTAATAATCCTTTGTTCCAGGTGGTTAGTTTGGAAAATCAAGCACAACCAAATTTGCCCTTTACGTTACCTATTTCCTATGCGAATGCTCAAAAATATCAATTATTACCCTTTAGCTATGCTTGTTCATCGCCTAACTATCTAAATTTAAATGATGGTGGATTTGCTCCTGTTAATGATGGATTGTCGCCTATCAACGACGTTACTTATTTTATTCAGCAAACATTTGATATGTATCGAGTGCAATATGGATCTAGCGCTCCCATAGGTTCCAACTTACCTATTCGAGTGTATGTACATTTAGATGATTTTGATAATGCAGAAGCTTGCTCAACATCTTGTATGCGTGAATCAGGAGTTGCAGGCCCACAGCAATTAACGTTTGGTAATGGCAGTTCAGAGAATGCTCCTTATAGTGATATAGGGACATCTGGGCATGAATTTGCTCATTTGGTGACGGGTTATTTTTCTAATTTAATTTACGAGAATCAATCGGGTGGAATCAATGAATCGTTTTCGGACATGGGAGAGTTTGCTCTTAAAAGTTATTTGAGAAAACGTTATCCCTGGATTTGGAATGGCAAAGATTGGACTATTGGTTTAGATATTAGCAAAATTAAAAAAGCATCTCGTTACATGAATAATCCTCCACTGGATGGTCATTCCATTGGAAATGCTGCGAATTTTGTCCGTGGCATGGATGTTCATTATTCAAGTGGTGTTTTTAATAAAGCATTCTATTTGTTAAGTACAACACCTGGTTGGACAGTAGAGAAAGCGTTTCGCATCATGTTTGATGCCAATATGCATTACTGGATTCCTGCCTCGACCTTTGACTATGCTGCTTGTGGCGTTATTCAAGCAGCTTATAACCGCGGTTATCCTCATCAGGATGTTATCAATGCTTTTAGTCGAGTAGGGGTGACTTGTCTTGTAGGCGAAGCTCCACTAATGGCTTAA
- a CDS encoding outer membrane protein → MKKLCFFIGASFLSMVLHANNSGDYFSGFYLGGGLGLINFDTDQSMVFDPSKVATAYRYNLSASESDNHFLGTVYLGYGYQFNSPLYIAAEAIAEFAKPSFEWSNSNIYWRVKQNNAYGGRLKLGVVHNNWLVYGLGGWEMVRIKRNVSFISGGIYNSGTMLLQNVSSSDSQTIGQLGAGLDIAMNDHWAVQFQYAHNFYDDSNDGINHMLITFNNPKGNYHSDLNSNEGTIGLRYRFG, encoded by the coding sequence ATGAAAAAGCTGTGTTTTTTTATTGGCGCGTCCTTTTTAAGTATGGTGCTTCACGCCAATAATTCAGGCGACTATTTTAGTGGTTTTTATTTAGGGGGTGGATTAGGCTTAATTAATTTTGATACTGATCAAAGCATGGTTTTTGATCCCTCTAAAGTTGCTACAGCCTATCGTTACAATCTCAGCGCCTCCGAAAGTGATAATCATTTTTTAGGTACAGTTTACTTGGGCTATGGGTATCAATTTAATAGTCCCCTTTATATTGCTGCAGAAGCCATTGCCGAATTTGCAAAGCCTTCATTTGAGTGGTCAAATAGTAATATTTATTGGCGTGTGAAGCAAAATAATGCCTATGGTGGCCGATTAAAATTAGGGGTTGTCCACAATAATTGGTTGGTTTATGGTCTTGGCGGCTGGGAAATGGTAAGGATTAAGCGCAACGTTAGTTTTATTTCCGGTGGCATATACAATAGTGGCACTATGTTATTGCAAAATGTCAGCTCAAGTGATTCACAAACCATCGGCCAATTAGGTGCAGGATTGGATATCGCCATGAATGATCATTGGGCTGTGCAATTTCAGTATGCGCATAATTTTTACGATGATAGCAATGATGGGATTAATCATATGCTAATTACCTTCAACAATCCTAAGGGTAATTATCATAGCGATTTAAATTCCAATGAAGGAACGATTGGTTTACGCTATAGGTTTGGTTGA
- a CDS encoding RCC1 domain-containing protein, giving the protein MNALSHTKIVSIALGVWHTLFLTDKGQVYGCGANTKGELGHRIKIKEIGVKPVLLTAVGHLPIAKIAAGDGFSIFQTTKGKLYTMGFNYQEQLGIDRKKTKGLLIKSPTLVISLQEETIVDITAGNHHTLCLSDKGTLYSFGGNKKGQLGYKVKEAWPQEIHFTEPARAEQAQEQKQKPL; this is encoded by the coding sequence ATTAATGCCTTAAGTCATACAAAAATTGTCTCGATAGCTTTAGGTGTCTGGCATACTCTTTTCTTAACAGATAAAGGGCAAGTGTACGGGTGCGGAGCAAATACAAAGGGAGAGCTAGGTCACAGAATAAAAATAAAAGAAATTGGTGTAAAACCTGTCTTACTTACTGCTGTAGGACATTTGCCGATTGCGAAAATTGCAGCGGGTGATGGCTTCTCCATTTTCCAAACAACAAAAGGTAAACTCTATACCATGGGTTTTAATTATCAGGAACAATTGGGCATCGACAGAAAAAAAACTAAAGGTTTGTTAATTAAATCACCGACCTTAGTGATTTCATTGCAAGAGGAGACTATCGTCGATATCACGGCTGGTAATCATCATACGCTCTGTCTATCGGATAAAGGAACTCTCTACAGTTTTGGAGGCAATAAGAAAGGTCAATTAGGCTATAAAGTGAAAGAAGCATGGCCGCAAGAAATACATTTTACAGAGCCTGCAAGAGCTGAGCAGGCTCAAGAGCAGAAACAGAAGCCTCTTTGA
- a CDS encoding RCC1 domain-containing protein — protein MLLWFSYYTLINNMPSSNQTLTTTISNLPFEVICYLAFNFLDFKTAFYFINWEISNRRPPGADKKSNISLFYQNYHLKELFFKNMSHITIHANENSSIYLSNQNEIYVWGRYLHSSKNFNPRKLSLPPNTVNNFSVFGTIPIVKIAVSDHHILLLSLTGKVYLCEVNSETELSSMNTGDFTPQRIKIPLDKKITDVALCSTHALCLTSEGNVYKWEIPAHPKKTEPSFELMEKIKHEVITNIYVRPYHSMCITDKGAVYSFGYNPNAKSMSPLTIQPPPILLMP, from the coding sequence ATGCTACTATGGTTCAGTTATTACACCCTAATAAATAACATGCCATCCAGTAATCAGACACTTACTACCACTATCAGCAATTTACCGTTTGAGGTAATTTGTTATTTAGCGTTTAATTTTCTTGATTTTAAAACAGCTTTTTATTTTATTAACTGGGAAATTTCAAACCGCCGACCTCCTGGAGCGGATAAAAAATCCAACATCAGTCTTTTCTATCAGAATTATCATTTGAAAGAACTTTTTTTCAAGAACATGTCTCATATCACCATTCATGCCAATGAAAACTCAAGTATCTATCTCTCTAATCAGAATGAAATCTATGTGTGGGGACGATACCTACACTCTTCAAAAAACTTCAATCCACGAAAACTTTCTTTACCGCCTAATACTGTTAACAATTTTTCAGTCTTTGGCACTATTCCTATTGTTAAAATTGCTGTAAGTGATCACCACATTCTGCTATTGAGCCTTACTGGAAAAGTTTATCTATGCGAAGTCAACTCAGAGACAGAATTATCTTCAATGAACACAGGCGATTTTACGCCACAGCGTATAAAAATACCTTTGGATAAAAAAATTACTGATGTGGCTTTGTGCAGCACCCACGCTTTATGCTTAACATCTGAAGGTAATGTTTATAAATGGGAAATACCTGCTCATCCCAAAAAGACAGAACCATCGTTTGAATTGATGGAAAAAATTAAACACGAAGTGATTACCAATATTTATGTACGCCCTTATCACTCCATGTGTATAACAGATAAAGGGGCAGTCTATAGCTTCGGCTACAATCCTAACGCAAAGTCAATGTCTCCCCTTACGATACAACCACCCCCCATCTTATTAATGCCTTAA
- a CDS encoding glycosyltransferase → MKEHTEFKLEPIPSLFHYVWVGGQIQADDLKSIINLSRASRSSGFKTILWTDDEKHIQKGFDEMTLEEGSGDIHASLKSFNVEVRNIHTLLENLKNKPIFSNKETNDLIINILREAIGHRNLASVSDLIRYCALYYEGGYYLDTDLRPNITKDTKFKADTPELGFVGKFSAVLDYYQALLRRLGEPYKQIYEVAGNNDALGVIPQHPILRTTIQKALATYAKFDSELTLFTDFDFSVDKIEANNFTLSAFDKDFLNTLSEEKNKALAAKFMNSILDISFNLRLLNNPKAQIPAQQDAINQKKAALIKSSEQLIQETSRALGLDPKNYSVAASKNIFVALFQKLVAWINNVTVLTKSNEMLLKHINLTVKQHQKQYGFGYEKSTQMDAKRYPFQVGSVDKSNKRRPLTIRAAIYSLCDAIAEFLTYNDRKDSSSLTAEEMTKFPVEKLTASNLKENVCKLSSLADNMEITLAGCPIAFHYANSWIRSREKKHVSYDDSELPSKTKHAFFNATVNKVSKEEVREKTEQTQEVTLTSTVGA, encoded by the coding sequence ATGAAAGAGCATACTGAATTTAAATTAGAACCTATTCCTTCTTTATTCCACTATGTTTGGGTAGGTGGACAAATTCAAGCAGATGATCTTAAGTCTATCATTAATTTGTCAAGAGCAAGTCGTTCATCAGGGTTTAAAACTATTCTATGGACGGACGATGAAAAACATATTCAAAAAGGATTTGATGAGATGACTCTCGAAGAAGGTAGTGGCGATATTCATGCCTCTCTTAAAAGTTTTAATGTCGAAGTGCGAAATATTCATACCTTGCTTGAAAACTTAAAAAACAAACCTATCTTTTCTAACAAAGAAACCAATGACTTAATTATCAACATACTACGAGAGGCGATCGGCCATCGAAATTTAGCCTCCGTCAGCGATTTGATACGTTATTGTGCTCTTTATTATGAAGGTGGTTATTACCTAGATACTGATTTGCGACCTAATATTACCAAGGATACAAAATTTAAGGCCGATACCCCTGAACTCGGTTTTGTGGGAAAATTTTCTGCAGTTTTAGATTACTATCAAGCTCTTTTACGAAGGCTAGGTGAACCTTATAAACAAATTTATGAGGTTGCAGGAAATAACGATGCTCTTGGTGTAATTCCACAGCATCCTATTTTACGCACAACAATTCAAAAAGCCTTAGCCACTTATGCCAAGTTCGATTCAGAACTAACACTCTTCACTGACTTCGACTTTAGTGTTGACAAGATTGAAGCAAACAATTTCACTTTAAGTGCATTTGATAAAGATTTCCTAAACACATTATCCGAGGAAAAAAATAAAGCACTTGCGGCCAAGTTTATGAATTCAATATTGGATATTAGTTTTAATTTGCGCTTGTTAAACAACCCCAAAGCACAAATACCAGCCCAGCAAGATGCTATAAATCAGAAGAAAGCAGCTCTCATAAAATCCTCAGAGCAGCTGATTCAAGAAACCAGTCGTGCACTAGGCTTAGACCCTAAAAACTATTCAGTTGCAGCCTCTAAGAATATCTTTGTAGCTCTCTTTCAAAAGTTAGTGGCATGGATAAATAATGTAACTGTGTTAACAAAATCAAATGAAATGCTTCTCAAGCATATTAATTTGACAGTCAAACAACATCAAAAACAATATGGGTTTGGATATGAAAAATCCACCCAGATGGACGCAAAACGATACCCTTTTCAGGTAGGGTCAGTCGATAAAAGCAACAAAAGAAGACCTCTTACAATAAGGGCAGCAATTTACTCGCTTTGCGATGCAATCGCTGAGTTTCTAACCTATAACGACAGAAAAGATAGCTCGTCTCTTACTGCTGAAGAAATGACAAAATTCCCTGTTGAAAAACTCACTGCCTCCAACCTCAAAGAGAACGTTTGTAAACTGTCGTCTTTAGCAGATAATATGGAAATAACCCTGGCTGGATGCCCAATAGCGTTTCATTATGCAAATTCATGGATAAGGAGTAGAGAAAAGAAACACGTTTCATACGATGATAGTGAATTACCATCCAAGACAAAACATGCATTTTTTAATGCAACTGTCAATAAAGTATCTAAAGAAGAAGTTAGAGAGAAGACAGAACAAACACAGGAAGTCACTCTAACATCAACAGTGGGAGCATAG